In the genome of Acanthopagrus latus isolate v.2019 chromosome 17, fAcaLat1.1, whole genome shotgun sequence, the window TTTACAGAACCAGTGGTGAGTACAGTGCAGTGCTAACTAATATGTACGCTGGATAACAGAGCTAACATTTGTCTCcagactttgttttttcctgatcATGAAGAagacatcttgtgtttttaagatACAGAGTAtttacaaaacaatattttcattattttgatcaATGTTATGTAACATTGACATACATATAACTTGATCATGATATAGCAAGTTATTGTCCGTAATCGTTTATCCCTTTAAATGGGGTCGCgcggtgttgctgctggagccaatcccagccttgtctcagggcgagggcagggtactccctggacaagtcgccaactcattgcagggccctcactgatgagcaatgtggggttcagtatctcgttcaaggacacttcgacatgcagctcagccctgcctggagccaggatttgaaccaatgaccttctgatcaccagtcGACCTGCTCTAtccgctgagctacagccacccccaTAGCAAGTTATATAATTGCTTTTTCGTTttcactgaatatttattttgtcaatttatttcgataaaacaagacatgaaacaacCTGTAATAGGTTCATGTCCTCTCCACATTGCTGTACTTGAGCGTTACAATCACCTACCAGTGtcacttcctcctgcaggtggTTGTGTGTTATGATTGGTAGATCTGGCTGAAGGAGGTGGGGCTAACTTGCCcccaggaggaggtggaagaagcCCAAAGCCTCCTGAACTTTGGGGACGAGACCTGTCCTTCTTTTTTGATTGCTGGAAAAGGTACAATAAGAGaaaagtaagtgtgtgtgtgtattaacaAGAGTGTGTTGTTGCTTGTCAATAATGGGTTTCAGACTTTAAGAAGTTTTAAACCCTCTGATGAATTAATTCTTAACTGTCGCTTTGAATGATTTcgttttttaaaatactggtATATATTTCTTGGTTCAATtgttaaaacagcttttaaatctACAAAAACATTAGATTTGATTGAAAATAAAGTTACCCCAATATTTAGAGTAATGGTCTGTCCTTCTTTGAAGCCCAGGTCCAATTTAGGAGTAAGATCTGGAGCCTGTGCCTGCTTCTTAAGTTCATCTTCCTGTTTCACCCACCTGGAGGGGACAAGATGAGATGCAAAAGGATTATTAAACTCGTATAAATAAATTCACTCCTTAATTAGTTATAATTCATGACACACTATGAAGCAGCTGCATACTTGAAGTGATCCTGGAGCGCAACATTGAAGTCAAAGGCGTCGCCTCGGTCTCCAAAGCCAATGCCTATGAACGCACTGCGGCCTGTGAGAGAAATGAACACGACAAGCAAGGGGTAGAGTTCagtacacacaaaaacattctaAATTGTCTATCACAATAATCGACAACAGTCTTGCAAGATTTAGCCCTAAAAAAATAGCGGTGTATCTCAGCCCTGTTGTGAGAACATTTACAACATATTGATGGCTTAGCAGCAGTTTGCACACCGTTGTCATCCTGGATACGGAGCACAAAGTAACGGCTTGAGTCACTAACAGTTTCCACTGCGATGCCAGGGAACTCATCCACTGGTGCTTGGGCGAACAGCTCCCCTGTAGGTTAGAACAAAAGACGGATGTTAGATGAATTCTGGTATGTATTTAGGATCAAAAACAGACCAGAATacaacaagaacacaaagaTATGAACAGATATGAACAGATATGAACAGATATGAATGGCTTGCTTGGACATGGACTGGGTCACCTTGGAATAAATTAGTCCCAGAGCAGGGGGTCGGCGAAACAGGAGACTACACAGTGAAATGATTTACAACAGCGGCACTAAACATCAGCACTGTCCCGTCTGCTCATCTCTCACCAGAGGCTTTGTCTTCCAATTTCACGTAGACCACTTTGCCGCGAGCCGTCAGGCGCATGCGTCCCGTCCAGTCAGGAGCATCCAGCTTCCAGTCGGCAGCCctgggacacaaacacacagacgggCCGGTCAGGGAGACACAGTGTGATGTAGGTGAAgtgagaagggagaggagataGGAaaggagattttgtgtgtgtgtgtgttatcgtTATGATTCATCACACACTCcagcttgtctttttttctctatgtGAGCCGAACGTGACTAAGACATCAGACTAGCACTTCGACCGAGACCTAAGGCTGAAATATTACATCATCACCCTTACTCACTGTACATATGGTCACTGGTTAACCAATCATGTGTCTCATGGGACTCGGGCCTGTGCTACTGTTTGGTCGGTGTGATGTCCACTCAGATGCAGCTGGAGCAGGTCAGGCTGGAGCAGCAGCCAATGAAAGATGGGGTAAACAATTCAATGTCAACCTTCTTGGCAGCACAGCAGCTCTTTAAAGCATATACAGAGGGGACACTGTATTTCATGTTGTCAGCAAAGAGCGCCAACCTcactgaagtgtccttgagcaacacaTCTTTACAACTCCAGTGATGATGTTCTGATATACTTAGAAAGGTCAGACAAGCAAAAGGAGCATCTCTAGTGCAAAACAGAGTGTTATTACTGAGCTAGCTGCCGTAAAAATACAACCACATGGACTTTACAGCGATGTTAGCATTATTGATCGCCTGTCGTGCCACTGAATGATGGCATACGTAGCGTTACAAACACAGGAGCGACACAAATATGACTGAACCCTCTCCCCGCAGGTACAAACACCAACTATGAGTTGCGTATATTCCCTCATGACCTTGTAAATACACAACAGAGACGACCAGCAGACACAGTACGGCCGTCGTTACTTGAGGCTGCGTGATTAACGGATGAGCTCGGTAGGTAGGTCGCCGAGGCAACGCGGCTCCTAACGGCTGCAGCTCGCGGATGCTGGGACAGAAAGCTCGCCGCGAGGCCGCCGCACCCCCCTCACCTGATAGCCCGGTTGGATGCCCTCGGTGGGATTCGGTAGACGTTGACTTCAGGTTTGACACAGAGGACCGACTCGTACTCGGACTGACCCTCGGTCGCCATCTTGACTTGTACTCAGTCGGTGCACGCCGGTGGTGACGGTGAGTGTTGTGTCCGCGCGGCGTTAACGGCGACGTCACCGTAATAGACGGTGTATGTGCGCACACACTGGCGACCCCGTTCCACTGGAACGATGTCGGCTATGCCGTTAAAGGGGCATGCTACACATTTTTAGGCATACATGTCAGTTTACTCAGAGAGTACTTATGAGcctgaaaatgacattaaatggcatccaaaagaaaaactacatcACAAAATGGGGTGTGAAGTTTGAGAGAAGTGACAGATAAGCTAAGAAAAAGCGTTTATTGACACTTATTGCACTTACGGAAACAGTAGTTATCACTGGAGTGGCATGATTAAAATGTCACCATCAGTAAGCATCTTACTACACGATTACTGTTTGTAAGTAAAATACTCTGAGTCAACGTGTTCAGTGTTATTTAGCCATTTGTAGCCATTTATAAGTAATTTGTGGGAGATTTAATGAtgaattttatttcataaaacaaaacatgtcaataTGTTAAACccttatttcaggcatctaaccgaaaaaaaaaccctcagactTTGAGACTAGGGAACTGGATGTGCAAAAATGGTATCTGATTCTGAGTACTATGACTACATACCACTTTATGCCCCTTTAATTTGCAGTCCTTAACAATGCCCTACAATCATAACTAGCCCTGCCAGCAGTTACACTAGCTGAATATACCTAGCTGAATAGTTCTACAATCACTTTTGAAATGCTAATGTTTGTCAGGCTAACTATTGGAAAGCTAACATAACTTCAAGTTCATAACATTTGAAAGGTGCATGTAATTGAAaataatttgcatttaaagcatttaaaaaatcacaaaaacaccaacagcatGTGATtatataacaaaaaaatctatgtattgtgttgctgaAATATCTACTAAAGGTAGCATGCTATCCTGCTAGCCCCGAGCCACTTTATACCTCAAACACACCGACAGTGACAGTTAGCTATGTCTTGAGTATGAATTTGGCAAATGGTTAATTCTTACATATATCTCGTTAACATCAATGACACAATAATGCGAcaatactgtttatttattattttatttcacaccACTATATTGCTACAGAACCAGCAAGTAGCAGCCATCAAATCTTTCAAGCCTTGCTGCAAAGCtattttttctcagtttttcatATTCTCAGTCTAGCAGTTGTAGTGATAGACAACACCAACATGTATTTATCTCTTCAAAAGTAATGGTAACACCAGTATGTTTCACAGTCCAAGAAGCTTGAAGGCATCTCTTAAATCTTCTGTTTCACAGggctgagaaagaaagaaagaaagaaagaaagaaagaaagaaagaaagaaagaaagaaagaaagaaagaaagaaagaaagaaagaaagaaaacataattattagAATCATAAACAGAGCATCATGGTTTGACTTAATCCCTTGAGTTAAAAACAtgcaatattttaaaacatctaCCTGGAGGATGCGGTTCAGTTTTCTGGTAAGGCGAACCGAGTTACGTTGCAGCTCTTCCCAGGCCTTGAATTGGCTCGCCTTGCGAGCCACAAAGGTCTGCCAGCAATAGAAGAAGTCTgtaaagagagggaaaaataatCATTGTTTTTAGCATCCAGAAAACAATCATGATGAGGAAGACAATGGAATTTTTGGGTGGAATGTGGCCAACTTCCACACATTTCCGGCTCTAGATGTCTGCTCTACCACCTACACACAGTTTTCTTTGTCTACCTTTGTAACTCATGATTGTGATCTGCACACCGGCTTTTTTCAGCATTCTTAGGCCCTCTCTTTCACGGCTGTCCTCCATGTCACAGAAGTAGAGGCGAGAGACGAAGATTCTAAGGCGAAGGTTGGGAGTCTGGTTGAGGAACTGGCACAGTCTGAGGGAGCAGTTGGCACAGGGAGACCAGGAGCAGAACCAGGTGATAGAGTAACTAAGCCTCTTCTCTCCAGTGCCTCCATACCCCCACAAACCAGGGCACAAGGCTCCCAGGTAGCGCAGGAACAGCAACTATGAAAAAATGGTAGAACAGACAGAGGCGTGATACATTCATCCAGTAAAttcagttgggtttttttgccttttgtctAAACAGGCTCTTCTAGTATGCTTCTCCATTTTCACCCACATTACTCACCTCGACATGGATGCCATTGCGATTGCGGAGGTGTCCAAAGTCAAAGGTTAAGGTGTCTGGTCCCACTCGCCTCTTCACTACAAAGCACAGGTAAGTCTCACATCGACCCCTTGCCCAGCGCACATTCTTGTAGTGGTAGATGAACTTTTTGCGAGGCAAAAGCACActagacaaagacaaagagaaaacatgtGCCATTTTTATTAGTTAATGAAATATGATGCACAACACAGCTTACCTACAAAGTatttaaaatgtccttttaaaGGCTAGATCCACCTACATGACTTTTTCTTATCAGTCATCATGTCATCAGTAATAATGCCACCCGTCAAAAGCGTTGCTGCTTTGTGAACCGACATCTTCGGTGACATATAGTCTCAGGAGTATTCAGTGAAGACAGTCGGTTTGTGCCGGGAAAGTCTGAGACAAATTCAATGCAGTAAATTTCCATTTTAACGTATTATTAATCAGATGACTCACACATGAATTCTAATCCAATAAATTGGCACAGTAAACTCATGTAAAACCTGTGGTTAACCAAATGTGAGCACTGGACAGTCAGAAGACGACTAGCATTCACTACTTTCTTCTCACTCTCAGTTTCAAAACTTTTAGCGAAACTCATTAATTATGAAACCTCAAATTGTTGCACTGAATGGTGGTACTGTGCCGTGGTTAATTAAACTAAAGaacatcttattaaaataatatcatTAATATAAAGTTATGAAAAACGTTTTTTCCATTTACTTTTATGCATGTTTaatctacagtatatataaataaaaaacaaagacatataCAACATATGAATAGAATGTATCCATTTTGCTCACCTGTCTAGCTTTGTAATCATTTTGAAAGACGCGCTTTGCTTTGTCACTCGGCGGGTGTGGGCAATAAATGAAGGTAAATGAGAAAGAgcgaaagtgtgtgtgtgtgtgtgtgtgtgtgtgtgtgtgtgtgtatgtatgtgtgtgtgtgtgtgtgtgtgtgtgtgtgtgtgtgtgtgtgtgtgttgggggggttaAAGGGAAGGAACTGAGAGTATATACCTCTAAACATAAACATCCTGCACACACCAGAGGCAGCTTCTGGTTGGACAGAGATTTTTCAAAGTAAATTTAGGGGGCGTGATACAAAGACGATGGATGGATTGCATTGTCTGGTGGCAAAACATTTAAAGCCATAAATGAATCACTCAATTTATCTTCTAAGGGCATCATGGTTTTTATGTGTTAGGAATTTTTTTGAATTAGCTCACATAATGATTCAAGTGAAACCAGTGATGTGGCACAAGGCAATAAAGGAATCTTACTGGGAAGGCAGATTACACAACATAGACTTTACAAACTAATCTTAAGTGACCACAcatgagaaggaggagggttTGACGTGATTTGTAACCTTTGGAGTTTTTCACAGACGTCAGTAAACTCAGCCAACTGGCTGGAACTTTCCAAACACTGGAGACGTATCCAGCCACTGGCCCATCCGCTTTGGTTTTCCCAGATCATTAACTAAAAACCTCCAGATACCTTCTCACCTTGATCTACTGTGGGATCGCCACCCAACTACTCCTGCTATTCAGCCTTTCCACCTAGCCTGCCCCCCCACCTCTTTGGGGCCCCAAGATTTGGTGGAGCCCTAGGCGTTCCCAGACCCGGAGGCCCTGACACCTACTTTGTCCTCTGATCTGGGTTTTCCCAAACTGTGTCAGTCTGGGAGCAGAACTGTAATCGACCTCCCTCACCCTACGTGTCTGCTAGAGCGGCCGTCCAGCTGACCGACCACAGTGTGTGGATAAATCTCACTCATAAGCCTTTGAACCATCAGATGCTGTCATCCATCCTTGCCAAATCAGGATGTGTATTATTTTGCTCTTGcctttctctgctctgtctgttttAGCTCTGGCCCAGTCTGCTCCCTCTGTGGCACTGCATGCAGGCATCCTGCTTTCCCATGACTCCCCTCACCCTCTCATGCACTCTGTGGTTTGGGGAATTCACCGTTTCCCAGGGTGGCTGTTTTTGGAGCTCATCTGTGTGCGTAtttgcgcatgtgtgtgcgttaGCCCTCCGTATGAGCATGTCATTAACACAGTCTATATGTTCTACATCATCTGGAACAAATTTATCTAATATATCCTATGATTGTGTGGTGCCCCCAAATTTAGAGTGATTCATGTGTaagtgtgtctgcatgctctGAGCGACCTCACATCATATTACATTACTCTGACGGTGCAATAAGGCTAATGTCTCTGCACATTTGATCTcgtgtgcatgtgtcttttCCCGACTTCAAGAGGCTGATCAAATGCCAAACTATATGTAACCACTTCCCACCCAGCTCTCTGGGTTTGACCACAGCTGACCAAGGTCatctcacagtcacacatgaaCGCTCACGTGCACTACCACCCCTcttgtgctctgtgtgtgtgtgtgtgtgtgtgtgtggtggagtaGTACAGTATGGCCAGACGTGGCTGTGCATTTAACCCGTTGTCAGGGGCAGAAACCGGGTGTAGGAAATGCCAAGTCATACTTTCCGAAACCCACCCGCCCACACcctgcacacgcgcacacaaacactcacacacagccataCCGTGCAGACGCACATGACCACAGTCACAAACAGACTTTCTTTCCAGTGTGTGAACTCACATCTGTTTCCTGACAACAATAATAGCTACAGATCGGGCGGGTAGAGGCCCAGCTAACAGGTGTCTGCTCTTTGACAGTCATGAAGAAACGACCCTGATGATGACCAAGAAGTGTCACcagtaaaaacactgttttcaaaCAGCCTGACCACACACTTACTCAAGCAAGTAACAACACTGTTATGTTACTGGGTGTCTCAGCTTTCTCATCAAACTTAATTAAAGGACTGTGATTTTCCACTACAGCTCTCATGATTTAGAGCTGGTGTTCAAGTACAGGCCTTTGCTGTACGTATCCTTACATCAGGTGAGATGTGcctctttttcacacacatcacCATTGTACAAACATCCTGTAGAGTTTGTCTGTGGCACAGTGATGCTACACTGTCACCGCCTGTGGTTAGCAGTGTAGGTAGCTGCGCCTTGTGAGCATGAGGGCTGCTAACCATATTAAGGTTAGCCTCAGACTGGGGCTGTGTGCATCAACCCACCTAGTCACATAAACTGTCACTCACCTGCAAACCACACGCATTCTTGAGTCAAAATGCCAGATGCATATATTTAATGTGCCGTCTCTGCTGTGCAAATTTTGAAACACTAATTAtcacattgatttatttgtgtggTTTCAATGAACTCTTTGCAATCAATTTGATTTTAGGGCAGTGACCTACAGTGACTTTCATTATAAGTAAATCTGTTTTAGCAATTattcagtacatttaaaatgcaagGTACTACAGTTGAAAACTCAAAGATGTTAAGTTTAACCATGCACACAAATCCTTACATTTCAGAGGGTTGTAACTGTTCTTGAATTTCAGCTCGCTTGACTGCTCCCTTCTACTGGGAAAATTATATTTTTCCCCAATTGtaaccagaaaatgtttattatcaGTGTTAAAGGTAGAATGTGTGAGAACtgaccactaactgctgctaactatagctgccattggctagttagctcagttggctGTGTTGCTAGCAGTCTGGATTGGGATctttgcaacacaacacataaagaCTATAATGGCAGAAGtgatatttcttcacattctgttgataatttacatttttgaatgttttcaggtgAAGttcaaaaaaatgcaaaattgtcttgtcttgtcatcatagaataataacaaaaagaaaatgaaaagaaagaacaagaaaactgAAGCGAAAGGAGGGAGCACTGTTTTTGCAGAGTCATAGACCTACATGCTGTACATGAAGGAGAGCAACGGCAGCCAGGGTGCACAAAAAGATAAAAGCAGATTAATTCTGCACATTCACCTAAACCACACAGGCTTCCTATACAGTAACTGTACATCCTCCTACACGCATTTTTACGGTTTCACAATCAAATGCgtgcagtcacacacaccatTTTAGCTGTGTTGAATTGTTTGAGGAAAGAACCACGCAGACACATATTTaggaaacacacattttaaataaatattttatttcgTTACAAATGACGAGAGAACAGCACATCTGAAGGTTCATGTCATTTTTGAGTTATTAAATAACGAAGTATTGTCCTTATGAAAATGGGCAGATGGTACtttaaattatgaaaaaagacaaatatatacttaaaacaaataacaacacatggcataaataaatactggtataaattaaacaaatattcaaTAAATTATTAACCGAAACCATtcgtcaaacatttgctgcaaTGACACAGTCACCTTCAGCAGAGATCCACAGTCGTCTTTGCCTTCAGACAGGCTGGGACACCTTGGGACACTGggtccatcatccatccatcacaggTCTTTGTAAAACACCTTAGTGAGGGGGTATCCCAGAAATCCTCTCTCTGGAGTCTCCAGGTTCCTCTCCTCATCGTCTTCATTATTAGTCCCTTCCCCGAGTAGCCGATAGCCCAGCTTCCTGAAGAAGACCTCCCCCACCTTGGAGGGGAAGGGGACGTGTGCGTACACCCTGTGGGCgccagtctccctctctctctgctccagacTCTGGACCAGCAGCCGGCCCAAGCCCTCCCTGCGGTACCAGCAGCCCGTCACCACCCTGCAGATCCTCCTGATACCCGCTCGACTCTCGTTTTCCCGGAAGATGCAGCCGATGATGTCAAAATCGCATTCTGCCAGCCAGACCTGCCCCGCTGTCTGCTCCCTCTCTGGTGTGATCTTCTCTGTTGACActtctttgtccttttctttgGGGCTGATTCTGCGCTTTGGCTGagtacaagaaaaaaaggattatgCAGCTGCAACTTTTGGTCACAAGAATGAAGTAACAACTACCCAAAAAGCACTGTAGACTAACCCTTTTCGTCACCGGTGTCTTGCCACTGATCCTGCAGTAGGGATTCTGCAGCGTCTCGTCCTGTGTCCCTCTGTAGCTGCTTCCCAGGTAGTCCCAGTAGGGGCGGCTGCTGCCCAGAACCCCAGTGGACCGAGGCATGGTGATCTTGAGAAAGACAATTAGCAGGAAGACGGGAATAGCAAGCGCCAGGATGAAGGAATGGACAAGGCAGCGCAGGATCGAGGACAAGACAGCCAGGATGAAGAGGCAGAGTGGACGAGTGAGGATGTGGAGGATGAGACGGTTCTCTGTGCCCTCACTGCCTTCCTGGAGAAACATTGAGAAACAAATCAGCAAAGGCCttactggggaaaaaaacaacaaaacaaatccctTCATGACGATTTGTACAAACCTTGATGAGGGCTTTGACCACCTCTATGTcgtcctccttcatcctcctcatcaccacCTGATCCAGCTCCAGCTTCACCATGTTCAGGCTTTTTTATGCTCCAACAGTGAGACCGTTTGCTCTGGTGCGAGCTCCACCATCCACTCTGTGTGCACAGGGACCCTACAAGAACACAGTTTTAAGGAGGGGTACATGGAAAGAAGGGGTGATGCTTGGAAGTTTGACGTTTGGCACTGAATCATGCAGATAACTGACACTGCTGTAGACTGACGGACAGGTTTACCAACACAGACATGATGCAGTAATAATGGGTCAGTGTATTTCTCCAGCACTCACATTATGCAATACAGTAGGTTTCGCCAACAGTGAGCAAGTAGTTGCAAGCTAACGTCgcaacaacaaagacagatggGGATTACACAGGATTTGGCATGTGTCACCATCACTCCGTGCTCGTGTCGTGCACGCCATTCTCGCTTTTTTCATCCGCACGTTCAACACtgatcatcaccatcatcatcatcaaaggGACAGTCGAAAGCGAAAAGACCCTGTTCAGATCCTTATATGGTTATTACGGAGTGCTGTGGTCTGCCTGCCCCTCACACATGCAGACCCCCACCAGCTCTTGCTCGCGCTCCACGTTTTCCGCTTACCTCGTGCACCACACGGCTCAGATCACACAGAAACCGGGAGACACACACCGTGTTTATCTCTCGGGTTTGTTGTCCGGTCCACGCAGGGTCGGGACGTTTGATTGAATGGTCACAGAGCACAGAGCGGCTTCTTGCGGAAAGGAGCGATTCCGAAAGCAGATGTACTCCGTTTAACGTCAGTCGAACGTTCTCTGTGTTGCGATCTACGTCGTTTGCGTAAGTACGAGCCGCACTCCGCAAAGGCTGCGTCACGGCATAAACGTCGCTTTACGTTTGTATTTTTAGCTCCCTGCAGTACCACAAATAACGTAAATATATCATGTTATATGTTACaagttaaaagtgaaagtcaccagTCAAAGGATTTCTCTTACTTTTCCTTAATCTGTTCGCTGATAAACTACATTACAGTAACCAATAACCTGCCCTGATGACTTAATGTATTCACCTATGTCCATTTGTTAATCGGTTGGTTTTCTGTTGttaggattacacaaaaactacaaaacagaTTTCCTCAAAAAATGGAAGCGTAATGGGTCTTGGCTCAGAATAGACCCTGTTAACCAGGGCAGCCCAAAGTGGAGCCCACCATATTTAGTAACAGTTGGTCCACCATAAGTTTCAAATCAGCCCCCCAGacatagaaaaaataaatatatttaaaagtgcaatatgtaagaatttagtTGGAAACatcaaacaaattaattattaactGAAGAgagtatgctaaccagctagccatgGTAGTAGTGGTGTAAGCATCTACACTGCCCTGGTGCTCCAAGCTCACAGTTCATTTGGTCGTGGAGGAGGTATGCGCTCTAAtaagtgccattctagttttatCTGCAatcagatacaaaaaaatagacaacaaaaaacagattccaATAATCAAAACTATCAGTCGACCCATACTGTACAGTATACAGATGCttgtacatgtatgtataatttacttttactcataCTTTTGATGCTTAATACATtgaatatcagatacttttgggtacttttgaCAACTACTAGTTTcctaaaaaaggaaaagctcGACTCactacaagaaaaaacaaacaaacagggaaatgaaAAGAGGTATTAACAGATTTATTAATAATTAGCTATTTACTATTAACATTGTGAAGAAAGTGGGCCATGTACAAcatttattcacaaaaaaacgTATTTACTTCATAAACAAACTGCCGATGACAGTATTATTTAAACTAATATATATAGGAATAGTCCATGTACAGCCTATTTGAATGTATAACATTTCTAGTATGTGGCACCATGGGATAACAACACAGTACTCCACTAACTGctgttctccctcagctccaGGAGAACTCAAACCGACTAAAGTGCTAACACCACGAGCCCACAAAGAGTGAGGCATtcgctcatacacacacactttcttcttctctaaaATGCACACAGGTTTTAGTTAGAGAACTGCATCTCTTTATTAGGTATAGGTCCATTTCTTATTGTGTCTTCAGCTGATTCTGCAC includes:
- the LOC119006377 gene encoding adaptin ear-binding coat-associated protein 1-like isoform X1; the protein is MATEGQSEYESVLCVKPEVNVYRIPPRASNRAIRAADWKLDAPDWTGRMRLTARGKVVYVKLEDKASGELFAQAPVDEFPGIAVETVSDSSRYFVLRIQDDNGRSAFIGIGFGDRGDAFDFNVALQDHFKWVKQEDELKKQAQAPDLTPKLDLGFKEGQTITLNIGQSKKKDRSRPQSSGGFGLLPPPPGGKLAPPPSARSTNHNTQPPAGGSDTGVLLDFDSSNFNSAAPSNPTTTAGSDLWGDFDSVSK
- the aicda gene encoding single-stranded DNA cytosine deaminase encodes the protein MITKLDSVLLPRKKFIYHYKNVRWARGRCETYLCFVVKRRVGPDTLTFDFGHLRNRNGIHVELLFLRYLGALCPGLWGYGGTGEKRLSYSITWFCSWSPCANCSLRLCQFLNQTPNLRLRIFVSRLYFCDMEDSREREGLRMLKKAGVQITIMSYKDFFYCWQTFVARKASQFKAWEELQRNSVRLTRKLNRILQPCETEDLRDAFKLLGL
- the nat14 gene encoding N-acetyltransferase 14, encoding MVKLELDQVVMRRMKEDDIEVVKALIKEGSEGTENRLILHILTRPLCLFILAVLSSILRCLVHSFILALAIPVFLLIVFLKITMPRSTGVLGSSRPYWDYLGSSYRGTQDETLQNPYCRISGKTPVTKRPKRRISPKEKDKEVSTEKITPEREQTAGQVWLAECDFDIIGCIFRENESRAGIRRICRVVTGCWYRREGLGRLLVQSLEQRERETGAHRVYAHVPFPSKVGEVFFRKLGYRLLGEGTNNEDDEERNLETPERGFLGYPLTKVFYKDL
- the LOC119006377 gene encoding adaptin ear-binding coat-associated protein 1-like isoform X2 codes for the protein MRLTARGKVVYVKLEDKASGELFAQAPVDEFPGIAVETVSDSSRYFVLRIQDDNGRSAFIGIGFGDRGDAFDFNVALQDHFKWVKQEDELKKQAQAPDLTPKLDLGFKEGQTITLNIGQSKKKDRSRPQSSGGFGLLPPPPGGKLAPPPSARSTNHNTQPPAGGSDTGVLLDFDSSNFNSAAPSNPTTTAGSDLWGDFDSVSK